A window from Longimicrobium sp. encodes these proteins:
- a CDS encoding aldo/keto reductase, with protein MEKRKLGTQGLEVSAEGLGCMGMSEFYGPGDEAESIATIHRALDLGVNFLDTADMYGPFKNEELVGRAIRGRRGEVVLATKFGIVRDANDPSIRGISGRPDYVRKAADGSLRRLGVDHVDLYYQHRVDPEVPIEDTVGAMSRLVEEGKVRFLGLSEAGAETIRRAHATHPITALQSEYSLWSRDIEDDIIPAIRELGIGLVAYSPLGRGFLTGRFASVDDLAPDDFRRHSPRFQGENFAKNLELVRHIEQLAAAKGCTPSQLALAWVMARGEDIVPIPGTKRRTYLEENVAAVEVELTADDMARIEEIAPQGVAAGTRYPAAAMASIGR; from the coding sequence ATGGAGAAGCGGAAGCTGGGAACGCAGGGGCTGGAGGTGAGCGCCGAGGGGCTGGGGTGCATGGGGATGAGCGAGTTCTATGGCCCGGGCGACGAGGCGGAGAGCATCGCCACCATCCACCGGGCTCTCGATCTCGGGGTGAACTTCCTGGACACGGCCGACATGTACGGGCCGTTCAAGAACGAGGAGCTGGTCGGGCGCGCCATCCGCGGGCGGCGGGGCGAGGTGGTGCTGGCCACCAAGTTCGGCATCGTCCGCGACGCGAACGATCCGTCGATCCGCGGGATCAGCGGGCGGCCGGACTACGTGCGCAAAGCGGCGGACGGATCGCTGCGGCGGCTCGGCGTGGACCACGTCGACCTCTACTATCAGCATCGCGTGGACCCGGAGGTGCCGATCGAGGACACGGTCGGGGCGATGAGCCGCCTGGTGGAGGAGGGGAAGGTGCGCTTCCTGGGCCTCAGCGAGGCGGGCGCGGAGACCATCCGCCGCGCGCACGCGACGCACCCCATCACCGCGCTGCAGAGCGAGTACTCGCTGTGGAGCCGCGACATCGAGGACGACATCATCCCCGCCATCCGCGAGCTGGGGATCGGCCTCGTGGCCTACAGCCCGCTGGGACGGGGATTCCTCACCGGGCGCTTCGCCAGCGTAGACGACCTTGCGCCGGACGACTTCCGCCGCCACTCGCCGCGCTTCCAGGGCGAGAACTTCGCGAAGAACCTGGAGCTGGTCCGCCACATCGAGCAGCTGGCCGCGGCGAAGGGGTGCACGCCGTCGCAGCTGGCGCTCGCGTGGGTGATGGCGCGGGGCGAGGACATCGTCCCCATCCCCGGCACCAAGCGGCGGACATACCTGGAGGAGAACGTGGCCGCGGTGGAAGTGGAGCTTACCGCGGACGACATGGCGCGGATCGAGGAGATCGCGCCGCAGGGGGTGGCCGCCGGCACGCGCTATCCCGCCGCGGCGATGGCTTCCATCGGCCGGTGA
- a CDS encoding dipeptidase — protein sequence MRNAVLVAAALTLASAAALDAQADSAALLARARRLHEQVPMVDGHNDLPWEIRQNGYLDLARMNPDGPLPRNHTDVARLRAGGVGGVFWAAYVPVETIGRVPGPARVALEQIDLIHRMAERSPDMELALTAADVERIHREHHIAALIGIEGGHAIENSLGALRQMYGMGARYMTLTHTSTIDWADAATDSAKHGGLTRFGEEVVREMNRLGMLVDLSHVSPGTMSDAIRVSQAPVIFSHSSARAITDVPRNVPDSILAHLKENGGIVMVNFYSGFVEPNAVSLTRESYAVQARANQLYPSDAAARERYVADWRRQNPMPRGTIRTVADHIDHIVKVAGIDHVGYGSDYDGVTSLPVGLEDVSRFPYLTAELLRRGYSDADVRKVLGENILRVMRQAETVAARLQRERPASTAQIDVMDGGLVR from the coding sequence ATGCGCAACGCCGTTCTCGTGGCCGCCGCCCTGACCCTCGCCTCCGCGGCCGCGCTCGACGCGCAGGCCGACTCCGCCGCGCTCCTGGCCCGCGCCCGCCGCCTGCACGAGCAGGTGCCCATGGTCGACGGCCACAACGACCTGCCGTGGGAGATCCGCCAGAACGGCTACCTCGACCTGGCGCGGATGAACCCCGACGGCCCGCTCCCGCGGAACCACACCGACGTCGCGCGGCTCAGGGCCGGCGGCGTGGGCGGCGTGTTCTGGGCGGCCTACGTGCCGGTGGAGACCATCGGGCGCGTGCCCGGGCCGGCGCGGGTCGCGCTGGAGCAGATCGACCTGATCCACCGCATGGCCGAGCGCTCGCCCGACATGGAGCTGGCGCTGACGGCCGCCGACGTGGAGCGCATCCACCGCGAGCACCACATCGCCGCGCTGATCGGCATCGAGGGCGGGCACGCGATCGAGAACTCGCTGGGCGCGCTGCGGCAGATGTACGGCATGGGCGCGCGCTACATGACGCTCACCCACACCAGCACCATCGACTGGGCCGACGCCGCCACCGACAGCGCGAAGCACGGCGGGCTGACCAGGTTCGGCGAGGAGGTGGTGCGGGAGATGAACCGGCTGGGGATGCTGGTCGACCTCTCGCACGTGTCGCCGGGGACGATGAGCGACGCCATCCGCGTCTCGCAGGCGCCGGTGATCTTCTCGCACTCCTCCGCGCGGGCCATCACCGACGTGCCTCGCAACGTGCCGGACTCGATCCTCGCTCACCTGAAGGAGAACGGGGGCATCGTGATGGTGAACTTCTACTCCGGCTTCGTGGAGCCCAACGCGGTCTCCCTGACGCGCGAGAGCTACGCCGTGCAGGCGCGCGCGAACCAGCTCTACCCCAGTGACGCCGCTGCGCGCGAGCGCTACGTGGCCGACTGGCGGCGGCAGAACCCCATGCCGCGCGGCACCATCCGCACCGTGGCGGACCACATCGACCACATCGTGAAGGTGGCGGGGATCGACCACGTGGGGTACGGGTCGGACTACGACGGGGTGACGTCGCTGCCGGTGGGGCTGGAGGACGTGTCGCGCTTCCCCTACCTCACCGCCGAGCTGCTGCGCCGCGGCTACAGCGACGCCGACGTGCGCAAGGTCCTGGGCGAGAACATCCTGCGCGTGATGCGCCAGGCCGAGACGGTGGCCGCCCGCCTCCAGCGCGAGCGCCCCGCCTCCACCGCCCAGATCGACGTGATGGACGGCGGGCTGGTGCGGTAG
- a CDS encoding HAMP domain-containing sensor histidine kinase, whose product MKNLAGTELHPALRAFPGAVLELAPDGVVMASNGRLERELSRALAGRRLADALDAASALKLAELLRRATEPQGDPPALWELILEGRDSLHPHAFYPVCDEESGGERIWLVECPSDPRFTAIHDELAAVNSEQAGTQRQLAKEKARLGRALDELERELGENSRLGRALQLQNEEMEAQNEELLAMTEELHAGQEQLMSVNHQLERRTRELQLALSARNRFYAAMSHELRTPINAVMGYNDLLLASVYGALNEQQELAIERSQRAAQHLRELVDDVLDISRIEAGRMEIVPERVELRRVVEELFATLRPAADARYSELQLRVEGDGVVTTDPRRVRQVLLNLVSNAMKFGAGSPVWVRVQPSREGGVQVEVTDGGPGIAPEDLGRIFDEFVQLARDENGDSSGIDGTGLGLPIARQLARLLGGRIDVSSTVGVGSTFRLTLPPAPPRA is encoded by the coding sequence ATGAAGAACCTGGCGGGCACCGAGCTTCATCCGGCGCTCCGGGCGTTTCCCGGGGCGGTGCTGGAGCTTGCGCCCGACGGCGTGGTGATGGCCAGCAACGGCCGCCTCGAGCGCGAGCTCTCGCGCGCGCTGGCGGGGCGCCGGCTGGCCGACGCGCTCGACGCCGCCTCGGCGCTCAAGCTGGCCGAGCTGCTGCGCCGCGCCACGGAGCCGCAGGGCGACCCTCCCGCGCTCTGGGAGCTGATCCTGGAAGGGCGCGACTCGCTGCACCCGCACGCCTTCTACCCCGTGTGCGACGAGGAGTCGGGCGGCGAGCGGATCTGGCTGGTGGAGTGCCCGTCCGACCCGCGCTTCACCGCCATCCACGACGAGCTGGCGGCGGTCAACAGCGAGCAGGCCGGCACCCAGCGGCAGCTGGCCAAGGAAAAGGCGCGGCTGGGGCGCGCGCTCGACGAGTTGGAGCGCGAGCTGGGCGAGAACTCGCGCCTGGGCCGCGCGCTGCAGTTGCAGAACGAGGAGATGGAGGCGCAGAACGAAGAGCTGCTGGCGATGACCGAGGAGCTGCACGCGGGGCAGGAGCAGCTGATGTCGGTCAACCACCAGCTCGAGCGCCGCACCCGCGAGCTGCAGTTGGCGCTCTCGGCGCGCAACCGCTTCTACGCGGCCATGAGCCACGAGCTGCGCACCCCCATCAACGCGGTGATGGGGTACAACGACCTCCTCCTGGCCTCGGTCTACGGCGCGCTGAACGAGCAGCAGGAGCTGGCCATCGAGCGCTCGCAGCGCGCCGCGCAGCACCTGCGCGAGCTGGTGGACGACGTCCTCGACATCTCCCGCATCGAGGCGGGGCGGATGGAGATCGTTCCCGAGCGCGTGGAGCTGCGCCGCGTGGTGGAGGAGCTCTTCGCCACGCTGCGCCCGGCGGCCGACGCGCGATACAGCGAGCTGCAGCTGCGCGTGGAAGGCGATGGGGTGGTGACCACGGATCCCCGGCGGGTGCGGCAGGTGCTGCTGAACCTGGTCTCCAACGCCATGAAGTTCGGCGCGGGGTCGCCCGTGTGGGTGCGGGTGCAGCCTTCGCGCGAGGGCGGGGTACAGGTCGAGGTCACCGACGGCGGGCCGGGGATCGCGCCCGAGGACCTGGGGCGCATCTTCGACGAGTTCGTGCAGCTGGCGCGCGACGAGAACGGCGACTCGTCGGGGATCGACGGCACCGGGCTGGGGCTGCCCATCGCGCGGCAGCTGGCGCGGCTGCTGGGCGGGCGCATCGACGTCAGCTCCACCGTGGGCGTGGGAAGCACCTTCCGGCTCACGCTGCCGCCCGCGCCGCCGCGTGCCTGA
- a CDS encoding B12-binding domain-containing protein, protein MSAPATEVSAPSAEGAKPARERLSRDAAPAAYLDAVVAGNRRRAFDVVEAALAGGMDIRSLYLEVFQPALREIGRLWQQNRITVADEHLATAITQAAMARLYDRLFAEAAGEGPLLVAACADSERHEMGLRMVCDLLELDGWDTVFLGATVPLDDLVRMVRERRPQVVALSAAIAPNVPRVGQAIRAIREAVPEGAPVIAVGGRAFAEDSELAARLGADLTARDAAEAAERLKQRFAA, encoded by the coding sequence ATGAGCGCCCCCGCCACGGAGGTCTCCGCCCCGTCCGCGGAGGGCGCGAAGCCGGCGCGCGAGCGCCTTTCGCGTGATGCGGCGCCGGCCGCGTACCTCGACGCCGTGGTGGCCGGAAACCGGCGCCGCGCCTTCGACGTAGTCGAGGCGGCGCTGGCCGGCGGGATGGACATCCGCTCGCTGTACCTGGAGGTGTTCCAGCCCGCGCTGCGCGAGATCGGGCGGCTCTGGCAGCAGAACCGCATCACCGTGGCCGACGAGCACCTCGCCACGGCCATCACGCAGGCGGCCATGGCGCGGTTGTACGACCGGCTGTTCGCCGAGGCCGCGGGCGAGGGCCCGCTCCTCGTCGCCGCCTGCGCGGACAGCGAGCGGCACGAGATGGGCTTGCGGATGGTGTGCGACCTCCTGGAGCTGGACGGGTGGGACACCGTGTTCCTGGGGGCCACGGTGCCGCTCGACGACCTGGTGCGGATGGTCCGCGAGCGGCGGCCGCAGGTGGTGGCGCTCTCGGCGGCCATCGCGCCGAACGTTCCCCGCGTGGGGCAGGCCATCCGCGCCATCCGCGAGGCCGTTCCCGAGGGTGCGCCGGTGATCGCGGTGGGGGGACGGGCGTTCGCGGAAGATTCGGAGCTGGCGGCACGGCTGGGCGCCGACCTGACCGCGCGGGACGCGGCCGAGGCGGCCGAACGACTCAAACAGCGCTTCGCGGCATGA